The Candidatus Neomarinimicrobiota bacterium sequence ACCCAAATAAAACAGCATATGGTTTTGAAACGTACTTGTTACGCCCCGGAAAAACAGAAGACGCTATTGAGGTGGCGTCTAGAGAGAATGAGGCGATTAAACTGGAGGACCGCTCCAATAGTAAATATAAGGATTTGTCGGGCGAAAGTTTAATTATGGCCACAATGGCCCAAAGTATCTTTATGAAAGAAAGTGAAGAATTGGCAGCCATGATTCAGGAAGAAATGGAAAAAAAAATTAAATCTAAGAACAGAGGTGTGAAGCAGGCAGGCTTTCATGTATTAATTGGCGCCAGCATGCCCAACGTTTTGATTGAAGCAGGGTTTTTAACAAATGCCAATGAAGAAAAAAATCTACGAAATCCCAAATATCGCCAAAAAATTGCCAATTCGATTTATAAGGCAATTGTAAAATTTCGTTACTCTCGCGAACAATATCTCGCAGAAAGCTAAAGCATGTCCCCTGGGCCCATCGCCGTTTTTGATTCTGGTTTAGGTGGTTTGACGGTTGTTAAAGCATTGCAGCAAAAACTTCCAAATGAATCAATTATTTATTTCGGTGATACGGCTCGTGTACCTTACGGGAATAAAAGCCAAACCCTTATTAAGGAATACAGTGAAGAAATAACAAAATTCCTAATTGGGAAAAAGGCTAAAATGGTTATTGTCGCTTGCAATACTGCTTCGGCCTTGGCGCTTTCCCATTTAAAACAAACATTTGATATTCCCATTTTAGGCGTGATTGAACCAGGGGCTGAGGCAGCCCGAGCGGTTACAAAATCTAAAAATATTGGAATTATTGGCACTTTGGCAACTATACGATCTGAAGCTTATGAAAAAGCTATCCAAAAGTTGGATGCATCTATAGGCACTACCGCCAAAGCATGCCCTCTTTTTGTCCCTCTTGTGGAAGAAGGATGGCTGAAAGGAGGTGTGCCGACAAAAATCGCCGAAACTTATTTAGATGAATTGGTGGCTGAAGGTATTGACACATTGATCTTGGGTTGTACCCACTACCCATTGTTAATTCCCGTATTAGAAAAAGTTGTAGGGGATAATATCCAAATTGTGGATTCAGCTGAAACAACGGCAAGATATGCTGTCCAATGGCTTAATGATTTGGGTTTATTAGATAATGATTCGTCAGTAGGATTATTAGAAAATTATGTTACGGATCTCCCGGTTAGGTTTAAGCGTGTTGCCCACCAATTTTTGGGAAGAGAAATAGACCATGTTTCATCCGTACATATTGGCTGAATTTGATTCACTTTTAAATTATTTATATAACCTCCAGCGCCTCGGGATTAAAGTCGGACTGGATCACACATTTGAATTGTTAAAGCGTTGCGGGAATCCCCAAAATGATTTTAAATCTATCCATGTTGCTGGAACGAATGGTAAGGGCTCAACCTGCGCAGTTATTTCATCTATTTTGGAAGCGGCCGGGTTAAAAGTGGGCCTTTATACATCGCCCCACTTAATTCGATTTAATGAACGTATTCGCGTGAATGGCGAACCCATTGATGATACAGAGATAGTTCGCTTTATTGAATCTTACCGAAAAGATATTGATGAAATCGAATCCACATTTTTTGAAACAACCACTGCTATGGCATTTCAGCATTTTGCGAATAAAACGGTGGATGTTGCTGTAATTGAGACTGGTTTAGGCGGCCGCCTCGATTCCACCAATGTTTTACAGCCTAGCATGACGGTGATTACACCAATTTCACTGGATCATCGGGAAATTCTTGGAAATGATATTATATCGATTGCCAAAGAAAAAGGTGGTATTATCAAAAATGATATTCCTTTGATTATGGCGCCCCAGCCAAGGCATGTTAGAGGTGAACTATTAAATATGGCAAGAAAATCCAATAGCCCAGTTATGGAGGTAGGGTTCCCCTCCTACTTTCAACTTTCGGAATGTGAAACAGAATTTGAATACGGAGAGAATCCATACAAAATTCCACTGATTGGCCACCACCAATCACTTAATGCATCAATAGGGATTGAAGCAACTCAAGGATTTATACCAGAAATAGGGAAAGAAATAATTGATACTGGTTTAATGCAAACCAAATGGCCCGGGCGCCTACAACGAATGAGTAAGAATTATCCCATTTATTATGATGTAGCTCATAATGCTCACGGGCTGATCTCCATTTTTGAAACTATTGGGAGTGTATTTACCCAAAAACCCATTGGTTTATTTGTAATGAAAGGGGATAAAGAAATCGATTTGGTCATACCGGCCTTGGCAAATCAATTTGAAAAATTGTTTATAAGCGGCGCACCGGAATTGGGCCTTATGTCCGCACAAAAACTGTCAGAAAAACTATTAAACTATGGGTTAGCTGATTTTGATGTAATTGATTCATTTTGTGATGCTTTGGACAGGATTGTCGAGTTATCCCATAAAACAGGCCGACCAACATTAATTCTTGGTAGCCATTACATTGCGAAAGAAGTATTCAATAAATTTGGGTTTTTATTTTGAAATAGTGTAATATCCCACCAGTTGCTTTGCGCATAGCGCTTTTTTTATAGCCCTTCAAGGCAATTCCCCAAAAGATCTCAATTACAAATTTTTTTAAATAATTTGACTAAGGTTATTTTTATATGAATGTTAATGAATTACAAAAACTAAAAATTAAAGAATTGGCAGATCTCGCCGCGAAACTGAATATTGAAAGTTATTCAGGAATGAACAAGCAGGAGTTGATTGTCAAAATACTTGAAAACCAAAATGGCAAGGAAGGCGGTGTTATTGCCGAAGGTGTCCTTGAAGTTCTTAAAGAAGGGTATGGGTTTTTAAGGAGTCCAGATTTTAATTATCTACCTGGTCCGGATGATATTTATGTGAGTCCATCGCAAATAAAACGTT is a genomic window containing:
- a CDS encoding glutamate racemase, which produces MSPGPIAVFDSGLGGLTVVKALQQKLPNESIIYFGDTARVPYGNKSQTLIKEYSEEITKFLIGKKAKMVIVACNTASALALSHLKQTFDIPILGVIEPGAEAARAVTKSKNIGIIGTLATIRSEAYEKAIQKLDASIGTTAKACPLFVPLVEEGWLKGGVPTKIAETYLDELVAEGIDTLILGCTHYPLLIPVLEKVVGDNIQIVDSAETTARYAVQWLNDLGLLDNDSSVGLLENYVTDLPVRFKRVAHQFLGREIDHVSSVHIG
- a CDS encoding bifunctional folylpolyglutamate synthase/dihydrofolate synthase, coding for MFHPYILAEFDSLLNYLYNLQRLGIKVGLDHTFELLKRCGNPQNDFKSIHVAGTNGKGSTCAVISSILEAAGLKVGLYTSPHLIRFNERIRVNGEPIDDTEIVRFIESYRKDIDEIESTFFETTTAMAFQHFANKTVDVAVIETGLGGRLDSTNVLQPSMTVITPISLDHREILGNDIISIAKEKGGIIKNDIPLIMAPQPRHVRGELLNMARKSNSPVMEVGFPSYFQLSECETEFEYGENPYKIPLIGHHQSLNASIGIEATQGFIPEIGKEIIDTGLMQTKWPGRLQRMSKNYPIYYDVAHNAHGLISIFETIGSVFTQKPIGLFVMKGDKEIDLVIPALANQFEKLFISGAPELGLMSAQKLSEKLLNYGLADFDVIDSFCDALDRIVELSHKTGRPTLILGSHYIAKEVFNKFGFLF